In a single window of the Massilia oculi genome:
- a CDS encoding glycoside hydrolase family 88/105 protein, whose translation MTRRLYLKLALATLVALAGGCASTGAQIPTRADVLADLTRANDYWQRKHAPQQWAFWDVAAYHTGNMAAYALTRNEAYRDYSTAWAEHNRWRGADSDKRAEWKYSYGETQEYVLFGDWQTCFQTYVDLYELDSRKDPRRIARAREVMEYQMSTSNRDYWWWADGIYMVMPAMTKLYKATGEPRYLDKLHEYFTYADQLMYDPDAGLYYRDAKYIYPKHKSANGGKDFWARGDGWVFAALARTLADLPQDHPSRPLLTERFRRMAAALKPLQQDDGYWTRSLLDPGHAPGPESSGTAFFTYAYAWGINHGYLDRAAYAPTALRSWRFLSRVALQADGRVGYVQPIGERAIPGQVVNQDSTAPFGVGAFLLAASEMARLVDHAGGAR comes from the coding sequence ATGACGAGACGACTCTACCTCAAGCTTGCCCTGGCCACGCTGGTCGCCCTCGCCGGCGGCTGCGCCAGCACCGGTGCTCAAATTCCGACACGGGCCGACGTCCTTGCCGACCTGACCCGCGCCAACGATTACTGGCAACGCAAGCACGCCCCGCAGCAGTGGGCATTCTGGGACGTCGCCGCCTACCACACCGGCAATATGGCGGCCTACGCCCTCACCCGCAATGAGGCTTACCGCGATTACTCGACCGCCTGGGCCGAGCATAACCGCTGGCGCGGCGCCGACTCGGACAAGCGCGCCGAGTGGAAGTACAGCTATGGCGAGACCCAGGAGTACGTGCTGTTCGGCGACTGGCAGACCTGCTTCCAGACCTATGTCGACCTGTACGAACTCGATAGCCGCAAGGACCCACGCCGCATCGCCCGTGCGCGCGAGGTCATGGAATACCAGATGAGCACTTCCAACCGCGATTACTGGTGGTGGGCCGACGGCATCTATATGGTGATGCCGGCGATGACGAAGCTGTACAAGGCTACCGGCGAGCCGCGCTACCTCGACAAGCTGCACGAGTACTTCACGTATGCCGACCAGCTGATGTACGACCCGGATGCCGGCCTGTACTACCGCGACGCCAAGTACATCTACCCCAAGCACAAGTCGGCCAACGGCGGCAAGGACTTCTGGGCGCGCGGCGATGGCTGGGTGTTCGCCGCGCTGGCCAGGACGCTGGCCGACCTGCCGCAGGACCATCCCAGCCGGCCCCTGCTGACCGAGCGCTTCCGCCGCATGGCGGCGGCCCTGAAGCCGCTGCAGCAGGACGATGGCTACTGGACCCGCAGCCTGCTCGACCCGGGCCATGCGCCGGGCCCGGAAAGCAGCGGCACCGCATTCTTCACCTATGCCTACGCCTGGGGCATCAACCACGGCTACCTCGACCGCGCCGCGTATGCGCCGACCGCCCTGCGCAGCTGGCGCTTCCTGAGCCGGGTCGCGCTGCAGGCCGATGGCCGGGTCGGCTATGTGCAGCCGATCGGCGAGCGCGCGATCCCCGGCCAGGTCGTGAACCAGGACTCCACCGCCCCCTTCGGCGTCGGCGCCTTCCTGCTGGCGGCGAGCGAGATGGCGCGCCTGGTCGATCACGCGGGAGGCGCACGATGA
- a CDS encoding TonB-dependent receptor has product MQKKIMAAALPLALAAATMTPALAQQAPTAPPSPPDAATADTIADATADTPAAASASAPPDNTAAPTTVVVTGFRSSLQKALNLKQQAIGVRDSIVAEDIGKFPEANVAESLQRVPGVILNRDDSSGEGQRISIRGLPTEYSVTTLNGAPVNTTSTSTIGSAARGFNYDVFASELFGRVDFYKSPLAELTEGGMGGIVDLQTPRPFDSPKRTIRYAVSGAYNTSAREADPTGFALYSNTWGSWGFLAGVAHSKAVNNRSGFEATGGYNSSKNGSRSPVMGNFALALDYDDPRANLSGYSREQVDAALLPRIYRYYGSQNRRSRDGLVSSLQFKQGGLNLSLDGLYSRLENSRDELYYGLLIRNTRTTNRNAPPGTNGHNGLVPIDVRIDPGSNLLTGTFGNTSYSSGVTYGEDKTEFGYLALNGRWEARPGLVVTGQVSANNSKATSYSDTLSGQIFGVDTTIDYGADHVYPSMSSPVDYTDPANFSGFDVTTGWTRERDKGRQARLVVDYDYDLFGGWTGRLKTGLVYVDTSKDVEKRNAGAAMKAKMVGLGDASVRANMVSVLPIPDLDMGAGWPNRFGTFTRDYAFSTYNPVAFNTSEAFTPAQSFGAAEKVSTGFVQSDFKGDVLGRELRLNAGVRWSQTKLDIENFKRSGSGNTYQPNSEQGKYTNVLPAVSAAWDLNDELIFRTSWGKTISRASLSIIAAQTVIPNAFDNTATAGNPNLRPQQSKNFDTSLEWYFKPGSLLSAAYFKKKLTDATVSTTTNTTFGALGLPDTALGAIFQDSSGRVDPNLPMVLRTYSNAGEQTLKGYELAYQQDFTFLPDPFKGFGALASYTHIDPFNSMRWITNAGKEIEVNSVPKYAYSITTYYERGPLAMRLSYNYKDRSLHGDNPRNNGDDLIRWRAARGYLDGTISYKLSENLELRLDALNLTDTLNYDYFEDATGQYGSGKHTRMDYAKYDGRTFKIGIRGKL; this is encoded by the coding sequence ATGCAGAAGAAGATTATGGCCGCGGCGCTGCCGCTGGCTTTGGCCGCCGCAACCATGACACCCGCGCTGGCCCAGCAGGCGCCCACCGCGCCCCCCTCCCCGCCCGACGCCGCCACCGCGGACACCATTGCCGACGCTACCGCGGACACGCCCGCCGCCGCCAGTGCGAGCGCGCCGCCGGACAATACGGCCGCGCCCACCACCGTGGTGGTCACGGGCTTTCGTTCCAGCCTGCAGAAGGCGCTGAACCTCAAGCAGCAGGCGATCGGCGTGCGCGACTCGATCGTCGCCGAGGACATCGGCAAATTCCCCGAGGCGAACGTGGCCGAGTCGCTGCAGCGCGTTCCCGGCGTGATCCTGAACCGCGACGACAGTTCGGGCGAAGGCCAGCGCATCTCGATCCGCGGCCTGCCCACCGAGTATTCGGTCACCACCCTGAACGGCGCGCCGGTCAACACCACGTCGACCAGCACCATCGGCAGCGCGGCGCGCGGCTTCAACTACGACGTGTTCGCGTCCGAACTGTTCGGACGGGTCGACTTCTACAAGTCGCCGCTGGCCGAACTGACCGAGGGCGGCATGGGCGGCATCGTCGACCTGCAGACCCCGCGCCCCTTCGACAGTCCCAAGCGCACCATCCGCTACGCGGTCTCCGGCGCCTACAACACCAGCGCCAGGGAGGCCGATCCGACCGGCTTCGCGCTGTATTCGAACACCTGGGGTTCGTGGGGATTCCTGGCCGGCGTGGCCCATTCGAAGGCGGTCAACAACCGCTCCGGCTTCGAAGCCACCGGCGGCTACAACAGCTCGAAGAACGGCAGCCGGAGTCCGGTCATGGGCAACTTCGCCCTCGCCCTCGACTACGACGACCCGCGCGCCAACCTGTCGGGCTACAGCCGCGAGCAGGTCGACGCCGCCCTGCTGCCGCGCATCTACCGCTACTACGGCTCGCAGAACCGGCGCAGCCGCGACGGCCTGGTGAGCTCCCTGCAGTTCAAGCAGGGCGGCCTGAACCTGAGCCTGGACGGCCTGTACTCGCGCCTGGAGAACAGCCGCGACGAGCTCTATTACGGCCTCCTGATCCGCAACACCCGCACCACCAACCGCAACGCGCCGCCGGGAACCAACGGCCACAACGGCCTGGTGCCGATCGACGTGCGCATCGATCCCGGCTCGAACCTCCTGACCGGCACCTTCGGCAACACCTCGTACAGCAGCGGCGTGACCTATGGCGAAGACAAGACCGAGTTCGGCTACCTGGCGCTCAACGGCCGCTGGGAGGCGCGCCCGGGGCTGGTGGTGACCGGCCAGGTGAGCGCCAACAACAGCAAGGCCACCAGCTACTCGGATACCCTGTCGGGCCAGATCTTCGGCGTCGACACGACCATCGACTACGGCGCCGACCATGTCTACCCGTCGATGTCCTCGCCAGTCGACTACACCGACCCGGCCAATTTCAGCGGCTTCGACGTCACCACCGGCTGGACCCGCGAGCGCGACAAGGGCCGCCAGGCGCGCCTGGTGGTGGACTACGACTACGACCTGTTCGGTGGCTGGACCGGGCGCCTCAAGACCGGCCTGGTCTACGTCGACACCAGCAAGGACGTCGAAAAACGCAATGCCGGCGCCGCCATGAAGGCGAAGATGGTCGGCCTGGGCGACGCCAGCGTGCGCGCCAATATGGTTTCGGTGTTGCCGATCCCCGACCTGGACATGGGCGCCGGCTGGCCGAACCGCTTCGGCACCTTCACCCGCGACTATGCGTTCTCGACCTACAACCCGGTCGCCTTCAACACGAGCGAAGCGTTCACGCCGGCGCAGAGCTTCGGCGCGGCCGAGAAGGTCAGCACCGGCTTCGTCCAGTCCGATTTCAAGGGCGACGTGCTGGGACGCGAGCTGCGCCTGAACGCCGGCGTGCGCTGGTCGCAGACGAAGCTCGACATCGAGAACTTCAAGAGGAGCGGCAGCGGCAACACCTACCAGCCGAACAGCGAGCAGGGCAAGTACACCAATGTGCTGCCGGCCGTCAGCGCAGCCTGGGACCTGAACGACGAGCTGATCTTCCGTACCTCGTGGGGCAAGACCATCAGCCGCGCCTCGCTGTCGATCATCGCGGCCCAGACGGTGATTCCGAACGCCTTCGACAATACCGCGACCGCCGGCAACCCGAACTTGCGGCCGCAGCAGTCGAAGAACTTCGACACCAGCCTGGAATGGTATTTCAAGCCGGGCAGCCTGCTGTCGGCGGCCTACTTCAAGAAGAAGCTGACCGACGCCACGGTGTCGACCACCACCAACACCACCTTCGGCGCCCTCGGCCTGCCCGACACCGCGCTCGGGGCGATCTTCCAGGATAGCAGCGGCCGGGTCGATCCGAACCTGCCGATGGTGCTGCGCACCTACAGCAACGCCGGCGAACAGACGCTCAAGGGCTACGAACTGGCCTACCAGCAGGACTTCACCTTCCTGCCCGACCCGTTCAAGGGCTTCGGCGCGCTGGCCAGCTATACCCACATCGATCCCTTCAACAGCATGCGCTGGATCACCAACGCGGGCAAGGAGATCGAGGTCAACTCGGTGCCCAAGTACGCCTACAGCATCACGACCTACTACGAGCGCGGCCCGCTGGCGATGCGCCTGTCCTACAACTACAAGGACCGCTCGCTGCATGGCGACAATCCAAGGAATAACGGCGACGACCTGATACGCTGGCGCGCCGCGCGCGGCTACCTGGACGGCACCATCAGCTACAAGCTGTCCGAGAACCTGGAGCTGCGCCTGGATGCGCTGAACCTGACCGACACCCTGAACTACGACTACTTCGAGGACGCCACCGGCCAGTACGGCAGCGGCAAGCACACGCGGATGGACTACGCGAAGTACGACGGGCGCACGTTCAAGATCGGCATCCGCGGCAAGCTGTGA
- a CDS encoding response regulator, producing MNTPAAPAKPDAQPDAKTDAKPAAPAVSKPKVLEEIDWASKHYLIVDDFVGIRQLLRESLRSLGARNIDQASSGGEAMGLLNKLRYDVVLCDYNLGEGKNGQQVLEEARMRHLLMPSSVFVMVSAEKSVESVMGAAEHQPDAYLVKPITEGVLLTRLNRVWRRKQIFRLIDQAFIEKDYLRAARLCDEQIAANRVHVIELLRMKARMLERSGQPARAREVYEQVLAQREYHWARAGLGKIRMADGDFEQARQMFQTVIAENRHYIDAYDQLARAYQGMGQHEEAAAVLERAAKLSPNSVPRQRHLGQAALRLGNVPMAEKAFRKCLVIGEYSIRKAPDDYLGLARVCGLKGNTKDALQLLLLAQREFGSEHEHMVLRAKITEGHVYHESGDYLNARRAGDELDAMLQADPKRPGTAICIEMATLLFAVGVKGTPNEVLAHVIRNNHDNTLLQDEVQKIFDRARLHDEGALIIRTARKEAVDLMNQGVVLWKTGKLPDAVKWMRKARERLPDNVRVLFNAVQILISHMQQRGYEPELDEEARDVLEHVDRMQPGQQRFAQLMEQLSALQPKPEPAEPVPDALQAQEEEAAAPKVSAVQ from the coding sequence ATGAACACGCCCGCCGCCCCCGCAAAACCGGACGCCCAGCCGGACGCAAAAACGGACGCCAAGCCGGCCGCGCCGGCCGTGTCCAAGCCCAAGGTGCTGGAAGAGATCGACTGGGCCAGCAAGCACTACCTGATCGTCGACGACTTCGTCGGCATCCGCCAGCTGCTGCGCGAGAGCCTGCGCAGCCTGGGCGCCAGGAATATCGACCAGGCGTCCAGCGGCGGCGAAGCCATGGGCCTGCTCAACAAGCTGCGCTACGACGTGGTGCTGTGCGACTACAACCTGGGCGAGGGCAAGAACGGCCAGCAGGTGCTGGAAGAAGCGCGCATGCGCCATCTCCTGATGCCGTCGTCGGTGTTCGTGATGGTCTCGGCCGAGAAGAGCGTGGAGTCGGTGATGGGCGCGGCCGAGCACCAGCCGGACGCCTATCTGGTGAAACCGATCACCGAGGGCGTGCTGCTCACGCGCCTGAACCGGGTGTGGCGGCGCAAGCAGATCTTCCGCCTGATCGACCAGGCCTTCATCGAGAAGGACTACCTGCGCGCGGCGCGCCTGTGCGACGAGCAGATCGCCGCCAACCGGGTGCACGTGATCGAGCTGCTGCGCATGAAGGCGCGCATGCTGGAGCGTAGCGGCCAGCCGGCGCGCGCGCGCGAAGTGTACGAGCAAGTGCTGGCCCAGCGCGAATACCACTGGGCGCGCGCGGGCCTGGGCAAGATCCGCATGGCCGACGGCGATTTCGAGCAGGCGCGCCAGATGTTCCAGACCGTGATCGCCGAGAACCGCCACTACATCGACGCCTATGACCAGCTGGCGCGCGCCTACCAGGGCATGGGCCAGCACGAAGAGGCGGCCGCGGTGCTCGAGCGCGCGGCCAAGCTGTCGCCCAACTCGGTGCCGCGCCAGCGCCACCTGGGCCAGGCCGCGCTGCGCCTGGGGAACGTGCCGATGGCCGAGAAGGCCTTCCGCAAATGCCTGGTGATCGGCGAGTATTCGATCCGCAAGGCGCCCGACGACTACCTCGGCCTGGCGCGCGTGTGCGGCCTGAAAGGCAATACCAAGGATGCGCTGCAGCTGCTCCTGCTGGCCCAGCGTGAATTCGGCAGCGAGCACGAACACATGGTGCTGCGCGCGAAGATCACCGAAGGCCACGTTTACCACGAGAGCGGCGACTACCTGAACGCGCGCCGCGCCGGCGACGAGCTCGATGCGATGCTGCAGGCCGATCCCAAGCGGCCCGGCACCGCGATCTGCATCGAGATGGCGACCCTGCTGTTCGCGGTCGGCGTCAAGGGCACGCCCAACGAGGTGCTGGCCCACGTGATCCGCAACAACCACGACAACACGCTGCTGCAGGACGAAGTGCAGAAGATATTCGACCGCGCGCGCCTGCACGACGAGGGCGCGCTCATCATCCGCACCGCGCGCAAGGAGGCGGTGGACCTGATGAACCAGGGCGTGGTGCTGTGGAAGACCGGCAAGCTGCCGGACGCCGTCAAGTGGATGCGCAAGGCGCGCGAGCGGCTGCCGGACAACGTCCGGGTGCTGTTCAACGCGGTGCAGATCCTGATCTCGCACATGCAGCAACGCGGCTACGAGCCCGAGCTGGATGAGGAGGCGCGCGATGTGCTGGAGCACGTCGACCGGATGCAGCCGGGCCAGCAGCGCTTCGCGCAGCTGATGGAGCAGCTGAGTGCTTTGCAGCCGAAACCCGAGCCCGCCGAGCCGGTCCCGGATGCGCTGCAAGCCCAGGAGGAAGAGGCCGCGGCGCCCAAGGTCAGCGCCGTTCAGTAA
- a CDS encoding beta-galactosidase, translating to MTRSLPRRRLLQGAAASSALALLPAQVHAAASPRFTIGRNDFLLDGKPLQIRCGEMHFSRVPREYWTHRLKTIKAMGLNSVCAYLFWNYHEWREGKFDWTGQRDAAEFCRLAQQEGLWVILRPGPYACAEWEMGGLPWWLLKQPGDAFLRSTSEAFLAPSRRWLREVGRVLGPQQVTRGGPILMVQVENEYGFYGEDLDYMRALRQTVLDAGFDVPLFQCNPTNAVAKTHIPELYSVANFGSNPEAGFKALAEVQQGPLMCGEYYSGWFDTWGAPHRRGGVENAVADIKTMLAANGSFSLYMAHGGTTFGLWGGCDRPFRPDTTSYDYDAPISEAGWIGAKFEAYRAAMTPFLAAGETLPQPPAPMPVMTIPAFALHETAPLKANLPARTIRDASPRPIEEYDISRGIVVYRVTLPAGPAGMLAASRVRDLAWVRVDGKPVGTMDTRYRRFKVSIPARSKPAVVEILLYTIARVNFGVEIHDRKGMHGPVTFTPNGGAAQALENWEIRAIDFDAEGVLPPLAFKRGRSKDAAFWRGSFDTSATHDTFLDMSGWGQGIVWINGRCLGRYWSIGPTQTMYLPGPWIRRGRNEVVVLDLTGPREARLAGLARPILDQLHRERDLERPPSSVRLQLDGVKPAHEGVFASGSATQDVRFAAPLRARQFCLESLDAFDGKPYAAVAELALLDNNGKTIEQSAWTIAWVDSEEAHKEDGGALNAINGQNSDYWHTAYSGPGAGTAHPHRLVIDLGKDVGVAGLRYVPRQGKDDVTGRIRRYRAYAGERLAGEP from the coding sequence ATGACGAGATCACTGCCGCGCCGGCGCCTGCTGCAGGGCGCCGCCGCCAGCTCGGCGCTGGCGCTGCTGCCGGCCCAGGTCCACGCCGCTGCCTCGCCCCGCTTCACGATCGGCCGAAATGACTTTCTGCTGGACGGCAAGCCGCTGCAGATCCGCTGCGGCGAGATGCATTTTTCGCGCGTGCCGCGCGAGTACTGGACCCACCGCCTGAAGACCATCAAGGCGATGGGCCTGAACAGCGTCTGCGCCTACCTGTTCTGGAACTACCACGAGTGGCGCGAAGGGAAATTCGACTGGACCGGACAGCGCGATGCCGCCGAGTTCTGCCGGCTGGCGCAGCAGGAAGGCCTGTGGGTGATCCTGCGCCCCGGTCCCTATGCCTGCGCCGAATGGGAGATGGGCGGCCTGCCATGGTGGCTCCTCAAGCAGCCGGGCGACGCCTTCCTGCGCTCCACCAGCGAGGCCTTCCTGGCGCCGTCACGGCGCTGGCTGCGCGAGGTCGGCCGCGTGCTCGGGCCGCAGCAGGTGACGCGGGGCGGCCCGATCCTGATGGTGCAGGTCGAGAACGAATACGGCTTCTACGGCGAAGACCTGGACTATATGCGCGCGCTGCGCCAGACCGTGCTGGACGCCGGCTTCGACGTCCCGCTGTTCCAGTGCAACCCGACCAATGCGGTGGCCAAGACCCATATCCCGGAGCTGTACTCGGTGGCGAACTTCGGCAGCAATCCCGAGGCCGGCTTCAAGGCGCTGGCCGAGGTGCAGCAAGGACCGCTGATGTGCGGCGAATACTATTCCGGCTGGTTCGATACCTGGGGCGCACCGCACCGCCGCGGCGGCGTCGAGAACGCCGTGGCCGACATCAAGACGATGCTGGCGGCGAACGGCTCGTTCAGCCTCTACATGGCGCACGGCGGCACCACCTTCGGGCTGTGGGGCGGCTGCGACCGGCCGTTTCGCCCGGACACCACCAGCTACGACTACGACGCCCCGATCAGCGAGGCCGGCTGGATCGGCGCCAAGTTCGAGGCCTACCGCGCCGCGATGACGCCCTTCCTGGCCGCCGGAGAAACCTTGCCGCAGCCGCCGGCGCCGATGCCGGTGATGACGATTCCCGCCTTCGCCCTGCACGAGACCGCGCCATTGAAAGCCAATCTGCCGGCGCGCACGATCCGCGATGCGTCTCCGCGCCCGATCGAGGAATACGACATCAGCCGCGGCATCGTCGTCTACCGCGTCACCTTGCCGGCCGGTCCAGCCGGGATGCTGGCGGCGTCAAGGGTGCGCGACCTGGCCTGGGTGCGGGTCGACGGCAAGCCGGTGGGCACGATGGACACGCGCTACCGCCGTTTCAAGGTTTCGATCCCCGCGCGCAGCAAGCCGGCGGTCGTCGAGATCCTGCTGTACACGATCGCGCGCGTGAACTTCGGGGTCGAGATCCATGACCGCAAGGGCATGCATGGCCCGGTCACGTTCACGCCGAACGGCGGCGCAGCCCAGGCGCTGGAGAACTGGGAGATCCGCGCCATCGATTTCGATGCCGAAGGCGTGCTGCCGCCGCTGGCCTTCAAGCGCGGCCGCAGCAAGGATGCGGCTTTCTGGCGCGGCAGCTTCGACACGAGCGCCACCCACGATACCTTCCTCGACATGTCGGGCTGGGGCCAGGGCATCGTCTGGATCAACGGCCGCTGCCTGGGCCGCTACTGGAGCATCGGGCCGACCCAGACCATGTACCTGCCAGGACCGTGGATCAGGCGGGGCCGCAACGAGGTGGTCGTGCTCGACCTGACCGGCCCGCGCGAGGCGCGCCTCGCCGGTCTGGCCAGACCGATCCTCGACCAGTTGCACCGCGAGCGCGACCTCGAGCGCCCGCCCAGCAGCGTCAGGCTGCAGCTCGACGGCGTGAAGCCCGCGCACGAAGGCGTGTTCGCGTCCGGCTCCGCGACCCAGGACGTGCGCTTCGCGGCGCCGCTGCGCGCGCGCCAGTTCTGTCTCGAGTCGCTCGACGCCTTCGACGGCAAGCCCTACGCCGCGGTGGCCGAGCTGGCGCTGCTGGACAATAACGGCAAGACGATCGAGCAGTCCGCCTGGACCATCGCCTGGGTCGACAGCGAAGAAGCGCACAAGGAAGACGGCGGCGCGCTCAATGCGATCAATGGCCAGAACAGCGACTACTGGCACACGGCCTACAGCGGCCCGGGCGCCGGCACGGCGCACCCGCATCGCCTGGTGATCGACCTGGGCAAGGACGTCGGGGTGGCCGGCCTGCGCTACGTGCCGCGCCAGGGCAAGGACGACGTCACCGGGCGCATCCGCAGGTATCGCGCCTATGCCGGCGAAAGGCTGGCCGGCGAACCCTGA
- a CDS encoding DUF2264 domain-containing protein — translation MQRRDFIGSLAAGAALGSLSMPATAATTGSDRAYMAGLLQKMAEPVLSTMARGELKKRFALEVSPTWDGRDRNVAYLECFGRLIAGVAPWLALPDDASPEGKVRARLRQQALQSYVHSVDPKSPDYLAWRGHGQALVDSAYFTNALMRAPKALWEPLDTTTRKRIVAEIKGLRRIEPPYINWLLFAAMNEAWLLSVGEEADPLRTNIAIRKINEWYVGDGWIKDGESFHFDYYSSFVMYPMLLEILEVLERHNAPFWNGKPAELRAQALKRVQRYGEHLERFISPQGTFPPIGRSLTYRSAAFQPLALLAWRKQLPPNLPEGQVRAALQAVHQALYTAPGNFTDDGYLTIGFAGHQPELGDWYSNNGSMYIASASFLALGLPADDSYWTSPAQDWTQKKAFSGARFRKDYPVDY, via the coding sequence ATGCAGAGAAGAGATTTCATCGGCAGCCTGGCGGCGGGCGCCGCGCTCGGTAGCCTGTCCATGCCGGCAACCGCGGCCACCACGGGGAGCGACCGCGCTTACATGGCCGGCCTGCTGCAAAAGATGGCCGAGCCGGTGCTGTCGACCATGGCGCGCGGCGAGCTGAAAAAGCGTTTCGCGCTGGAGGTCAGCCCGACCTGGGATGGACGCGACAGGAACGTCGCCTACCTGGAGTGCTTCGGCCGCCTGATCGCCGGCGTCGCCCCCTGGCTGGCGCTGCCGGACGACGCCAGTCCGGAAGGCAAGGTTCGCGCGCGCCTGCGCCAGCAGGCGCTGCAGAGCTATGTGCACTCGGTCGACCCGAAGAGTCCCGACTACCTGGCCTGGCGCGGACATGGCCAGGCGCTGGTCGACTCGGCCTACTTCACCAATGCGCTGATGCGCGCGCCGAAGGCCCTGTGGGAGCCGCTCGACACGACCACCAGGAAGCGCATCGTCGCCGAGATCAAGGGACTGCGCCGGATCGAGCCGCCCTATATCAACTGGCTGTTGTTCGCGGCGATGAACGAAGCCTGGCTGCTGTCGGTCGGCGAGGAAGCCGACCCGCTGCGCACCAATATCGCGATCCGCAAGATCAACGAATGGTATGTGGGCGACGGCTGGATCAAGGATGGCGAATCCTTCCATTTCGACTACTACAGCTCCTTCGTGATGTACCCGATGCTGCTCGAGATCCTCGAAGTGCTCGAACGCCATAACGCGCCGTTCTGGAACGGCAAGCCGGCCGAGCTGCGCGCCCAGGCCCTCAAGCGCGTCCAGCGCTACGGCGAGCACCTGGAGCGCTTCATCTCGCCGCAAGGAACCTTCCCGCCGATCGGCCGCTCGCTGACCTACCGCAGCGCCGCTTTCCAGCCGCTGGCCCTGCTGGCCTGGCGCAAGCAGCTGCCGCCAAACCTTCCCGAAGGCCAGGTGCGCGCGGCGCTGCAGGCGGTGCACCAGGCCTTGTACACCGCTCCCGGCAACTTCACCGACGACGGCTACCTCACCATCGGCTTCGCCGGCCACCAGCCGGAGCTGGGCGACTGGTATTCCAACAACGGCAGCATGTACATCGCCTCCGCCAGCTTCCTGGCGCTGGGCCTGCCGGCCGACGATTCCTACTGGACCAGCCCGGCCCAGGACTGGACCCAGAAGAAGGCCTTCAGCGGCGCCAGGTTCCGCAAGGACTACCCGGTCGATTACTGA
- a CDS encoding BNR repeat-containing protein gives MRKTGFLVRCVGLAAGAALLHGCASRPGASIVDVGPGWAGNSVNAVVFRKNALTSDGAHQYIAYYDGAGQVVLGKRRLGGDAWELRRTAWRGNVRDAHNAISIMVDGEGVLHMAWDQHNNALNYARGVAAGSLELRMAPMLGRDEASVSYPEFFRMPDGGLLFLYRDGGSGRGNLVANRYHPATGWRRVADKLISGEGRRNAYWQAGVDGLGVIHLSWVWRESPDVASNHDMAYARSRDGGASWEDSNGRPYQLPISAASAEYAARIPQASDLINQTSMAFDVQGRPYIASYWRTKDSAVPQYRVLYRRDEGWRRLDLDFRKTAFSLAGMGTKAIPIARPQLLIEGQAGDPSGLLVFRDSGRGERVSVVRIAGFDAPRWSVHDLTNSAVGAWEPSYDTELWRRQGELHLYLQAVRQVDGEGLADVPPSTVQVLQWRPASDTHIQ, from the coding sequence ATGCGCAAGACCGGCTTTCTCGTCCGCTGCGTCGGGCTCGCTGCTGGCGCCGCGCTGCTGCACGGCTGCGCCAGCAGGCCCGGAGCCAGCATCGTCGACGTCGGCCCCGGCTGGGCCGGCAACTCGGTCAACGCCGTGGTGTTTCGCAAGAACGCCCTGACGAGCGACGGCGCGCACCAGTACATCGCCTACTACGACGGCGCCGGCCAGGTCGTACTGGGCAAGCGCCGCCTCGGCGGCGACGCCTGGGAACTGCGCCGGACCGCCTGGCGCGGCAATGTGCGCGACGCCCACAATGCGATCAGCATCATGGTCGATGGCGAAGGCGTGCTGCACATGGCCTGGGACCAGCACAACAACGCGCTGAACTACGCACGCGGGGTCGCTGCGGGCAGCCTCGAGCTGCGGATGGCGCCGATGCTGGGGCGCGACGAAGCCTCGGTGTCGTATCCGGAGTTCTTCCGCATGCCCGATGGCGGCCTGCTGTTCCTGTACCGCGACGGCGGTTCGGGACGCGGCAACCTGGTCGCCAACCGCTACCATCCGGCCACCGGCTGGCGCCGCGTGGCCGACAAGCTGATCAGCGGCGAGGGCCGGCGCAACGCCTACTGGCAGGCCGGCGTGGATGGCCTCGGGGTCATCCACCTGTCCTGGGTCTGGCGCGAATCGCCCGACGTCGCCAGCAACCACGACATGGCTTATGCGCGCTCGCGCGACGGCGGCGCGAGCTGGGAAGACAGCAACGGCAGGCCTTACCAGTTACCGATCAGCGCCGCCAGCGCCGAGTACGCGGCGCGCATCCCGCAAGCCAGCGACTTGATCAACCAGACCTCGATGGCCTTCGACGTCCAGGGCCGGCCCTATATCGCCAGCTACTGGAGGACGAAGGACAGCGCCGTGCCCCAGTACCGCGTGCTGTACCGGCGCGACGAAGGCTGGCGCCGGCTCGACCTGGATTTTCGCAAGACCGCCTTCTCGCTCGCAGGCATGGGCACCAAGGCCATCCCGATCGCACGCCCGCAGCTGCTGATCGAAGGACAAGCGGGCGACCCGTCGGGCCTGCTCGTGTTTCGCGACAGCGGGCGCGGCGAGCGCGTGTCGGTGGTCCGCATCGCCGGCTTCGACGCGCCGCGCTGGTCGGTGCACGACCTGACGAATAGCGCCGTCGGCGCCTGGGAACCGAGCTACGACACCGAGTTGTGGCGGCGCCAGGGCGAGCTGCACCTGTATCTGCAGGCGGTGCGGCAAGTCGATGGCGAAGGGCTGGCCGACGTGCCGCCATCCACCGTGCAGGTCTTGCAGTGGCGACCCGCAAGCGACACCCACATTCAGTGA